A region from the Streptomyces tsukubensis genome encodes:
- a CDS encoding helix-turn-helix domain-containing protein: MSELEHLSQSLARNLKHWRGERGFTLDTLAARSGVSRGMIIQIEQARTNPSVGTAVKLADALGVSIATLLDRDHGPQVRVVAPGERMRMWSTPTGSFNELLVGTELRGPVELWSWRLEPGDGSSSDPHPDGTAELIHVTEGVLTLIVDGEPHTVAAGCSAVFEANAPHAYRNDGTETLAMTMAVSVPPAR, translated from the coding sequence GTGTCGGAACTCGAACACCTCAGCCAGTCGCTCGCCCGCAATCTGAAGCATTGGCGCGGTGAGCGGGGTTTCACCCTCGACACCCTCGCCGCCCGCTCGGGGGTCAGCCGGGGCATGATCATCCAGATTGAGCAGGCGCGGACGAACCCCAGCGTCGGCACGGCCGTGAAACTGGCGGACGCGCTCGGGGTCAGCATCGCCACCCTGCTCGACCGCGACCACGGGCCCCAGGTGCGGGTGGTCGCCCCCGGCGAGCGGATGCGGATGTGGTCGACCCCCACGGGCAGCTTCAACGAACTGCTCGTCGGCACCGAACTGCGCGGACCGGTGGAGCTGTGGTCCTGGCGGCTGGAGCCGGGCGACGGCAGCAGCTCGGACCCCCACCCCGACGGTACGGCCGAGCTGATCCATGTCACCGAGGGCGTACTCACCCTGATCGTGGACGGCGAACCGCATACGGTGGCCGCCGGATGCTCGGCCGTCTTCGAGGCCAATGCCCCGCACGCGTACCGCAACGACGGAACCGAGACCCTGGCCATGACCATGGCCGTCTCCGTACCACCCGCGCGCTGA
- a CDS encoding sensor histidine kinase, protein MSVQVAPKPHRIRTPRPLPPAVAPAAVALAAIAGVTAIATAPAPARVWAAVTVTLAWAAITAGVVFGTLNARRLRVAAAASDEVARALRIRSARADEDVVRLLEVTLPLVVKRLRDGEGADAVLGDVPQPAHPLLRAVLAHCAAELAAGESVARAATADSVTAVRRLARAADELDLLTSSALPAALARLRAGDAADTVLAALKPPGDDRLRILLDTVVREVARSERRAAAVMGAGTKTLSRVQAMSVSMLADLREMQDRHGGEIFGELLGLDHKTSQLGLLADRLSLLMGGRTSRTWNRPIGMESVLRGAVGRISAYRRVRLHSTSTARIAGYAAEAVMHLLAELMDNAANFSPPVDEVHVYVEERAAGLVVTVEDSGLKMAEAQLRRAEEAVSGRAADLSYLPSTRIGLVVVGLLAVKYHMTVTYRPSSRGGTGVVVLLPPQLLHQEQLPYQETRQGASGLPETPVPGGQRDPGPSPERGAEPRPSGAFPGPVPPDPVLPEPVLPDPVPPGPVPPDSVPRGPALPEPRSPYPGAPGAVPPAAAPGPGIPPPRSSGTPGGPGMATPNGLPVRPRGRTMAAADRGRTETPGDRSGTTGGTGRDAGAQFAAFHRSTARPAAARSPVLGGATGTTGPGDAGGAARPGPTGGPSPARAGEQAGGTAAVEPTAESSRP, encoded by the coding sequence ATGTCCGTGCAAGTCGCCCCGAAACCCCATCGGATACGCACCCCGCGGCCGCTCCCGCCCGCCGTCGCCCCCGCCGCCGTCGCACTGGCCGCCATCGCCGGGGTCACGGCCATCGCCACGGCCCCCGCCCCGGCCCGCGTCTGGGCGGCGGTCACGGTGACCCTCGCCTGGGCCGCGATCACGGCCGGGGTCGTGTTCGGCACGCTCAACGCCCGGCGGCTGCGCGTGGCGGCGGCCGCGTCCGACGAGGTGGCCCGGGCCCTGCGGATCCGCTCGGCCCGGGCCGACGAGGACGTGGTACGGCTGCTGGAGGTCACCCTCCCGCTGGTCGTGAAGCGCCTGCGGGACGGGGAGGGCGCGGACGCCGTGCTCGGAGACGTACCGCAGCCCGCGCACCCCCTGCTGCGAGCGGTGCTGGCCCACTGCGCCGCCGAACTCGCGGCGGGCGAGAGCGTCGCTCGGGCCGCGACCGCCGACAGCGTCACCGCGGTGCGCCGGCTCGCCCGGGCCGCGGACGAACTGGACCTGCTCACCTCCTCGGCACTGCCCGCAGCGCTGGCCCGGCTGCGGGCAGGCGATGCGGCGGACACCGTACTGGCCGCACTGAAGCCCCCCGGCGACGACCGGCTGCGGATCCTGCTGGACACGGTCGTCCGCGAGGTGGCCCGGAGCGAGCGGCGGGCGGCCGCCGTCATGGGTGCGGGCACCAAGACCCTCAGCCGGGTCCAGGCCATGTCCGTGAGCATGCTCGCCGATCTCCGCGAGATGCAGGATCGTCACGGCGGGGAGATCTTCGGCGAACTCCTGGGGCTGGACCACAAGACCTCCCAGCTCGGGCTGCTGGCGGACCGGCTGTCCCTGCTGATGGGCGGCCGGACCAGCCGTACCTGGAACCGGCCGATCGGCATGGAGTCGGTGCTGCGCGGGGCGGTGGGCCGGATCTCCGCGTACCGCCGGGTCCGGCTGCACTCCACCAGTACGGCCCGGATCGCGGGGTACGCCGCCGAGGCCGTGATGCATCTGCTGGCCGAGTTGATGGACAACGCCGCCAACTTCTCCCCTCCCGTCGACGAGGTGCACGTCTATGTGGAGGAGCGGGCGGCCGGTCTGGTGGTCACCGTCGAGGACAGCGGTCTGAAGATGGCGGAGGCGCAGCTGCGGCGGGCCGAGGAGGCGGTGTCCGGGCGGGCCGCCGACCTCTCCTATCTGCCGAGCACCCGGATCGGGCTGGTCGTGGTGGGGCTGCTGGCGGTCAAGTACCACATGACGGTGACCTACCGGCCGTCGTCGCGCGGCGGTACGGGCGTGGTCGTCCTGCTGCCCCCGCAACTGCTGCACCAGGAGCAACTCCCCTACCAGGAAACACGGCAGGGCGCCTCGGGGCTCCCGGAGACACCGGTACCCGGCGGGCAGCGGGACCCCGGGCCGTCGCCGGAGCGCGGGGCGGAGCCGCGGCCCTCCGGTGCGTTCCCCGGCCCCGTACCTCCGGACCCGGTACTGCCCGAACCCGTACTGCCGGACCCGGTACCGCCCGGCCCCGTACCTCCGGATTCGGTACCGCGCGGACCTGCGCTGCCGGAGCCGCGGTCCCCGTATCCGGGCGCCCCCGGTGCCGTACCGCCGGCCGCCGCCCCGGGCCCCGGGATCCCGCCGCCCCGCTCCTCCGGAACCCCCGGCGGGCCGGGGATGGCGACACCCAACGGGCTGCCCGTACGGCCCCGCGGCCGCACCATGGCGGCGGCCGACCGTGGCCGGACGGAGACCCCCGGGGACCGGTCCGGCACGACCGGCGGGACCGGCAGGGACGCGGGCGCGCAGTTCGCCGCCTTCCACCGCTCGACGGCCCGCCCGGCGGCCGCCCGGAGCCCGGTCCTCGGCGGCGCCACCGGGACCACCGGCCCCGGTGACGCCGGCGGAGCCGCCCGGCCGGGGCCCACGGGCGGTCCGAGCCCCGCACGGGCGGGCGAACAGGCAGGCGGCACAGCGGCCGTGGAGCCCACCGCGGAGAGCTCCCGCCCATGA
- a CDS encoding CoA-binding protein — translation MYADDETIRRILTSTGSTWALVGLSANESRAAYGVARFLQQHGKRIVPVHPKAETVHGEQGYATLADIPFDVDVVDVFVHSAWAGQVADEAVTKGAKAVWFQLGVVDEQAYERTRAAGLDMVMDRCPAIEIPRLG, via the coding sequence ATGTACGCAGATGACGAGACCATCCGCAGGATTCTCACCTCGACGGGCTCCACCTGGGCGCTGGTGGGCCTGTCCGCCAACGAGTCGCGTGCGGCGTACGGGGTCGCGCGCTTCCTCCAGCAGCACGGCAAGCGGATCGTGCCGGTCCATCCGAAGGCCGAGACGGTCCACGGCGAGCAGGGGTACGCGACGCTGGCGGACATCCCCTTCGATGTGGACGTGGTCGATGTGTTCGTGCACTCCGCGTGGGCCGGTCAGGTGGCGGACGAGGCCGTCACCAAGGGGGCGAAGGCGGTCTGGTTCCAGTTGGGGGTCGTCGACGAGCAGGCCTATGAGCGGACCCGGGCGGCCGGACTCGATATGGTCATGGACCGCTGCCCGGCCATAGAAATACCCCGGCTGGGCTGA
- a CDS encoding AAA family ATPase codes for MRLHRLAVTAFGPFATTQDIDFDALTADGLFLLHGPTGAGKTSVLDAVCFALYGKVPGARQSPGTSLRSDHAPVDTPTEVLLDLTVGGRRLEILRSPAQPRPKRRGTGFTTEKAQSRLREHDATTGTWRALSRSHDEIGEEIEQLLGMSREQFCQVVLLPQGDFARFLRADAEARGRLLGKLFDTRCYAAVEERLAERRRAAEARVRAGDEHLLALAHRMEQAAAGAAGELPPPGHRPGEPGLAAAVLEWAAVARAGARDRLTVTGSALALAEHRRAAARTALDDLRERDRLQHRYADARLRHRASEAARPAHEAVLAELERARRAERVAPALTLRAAADRDHRTAAAALTAARAALPGDLADAGADQLTEAERTLRGELGALTAARRAETRGEEIGREKDRLDRAARADEDARQDDDAWLRGWEALRRAHQDELTAAQDAATRAEQLAGLLGPARRRRDAAVERDRLTAEADTADEALRAARDAALAGRAVWLDLKERRLADFAAELASALVPGDPCTVCGSADHPAPAAPRPGLVTRADEDAAYEHHTRAEEAAAEAGRRAARIHEARAAARRQARADGAPPAADGNRPDGHDPVAAELAAAVVQLELDHRGARDRASGTHAAREALDRIEREHEDRLSARHLLDQRGAARTAEREALDREQAALSEQLEQARGGARSVAERAAALERKARLIATAAEAVRAADQAARRLKEADGQAADAAYRAGFATPAEAAGALLGDPEHRALQHRADAWQAEAAAVADRLAESDARDAAALPPAEPEAAAGALAAAERAARDAASGRDTARERCAALDTLSGDAARSARELRPLREEYERVARLAALTAGTSAENERRMRLESYVLAARLEQVAAAATVRLRRMSAGRYTLTHSDARSGGRRSGLGLHVVDAWTGRERDTATLSGGETFFASLALALGLADVVTEEAGGIRLDTLFIDEGFGSLDEQTLDEVLDVLDSLRERDRSVGIVSHVADLRRRIPTQLEVVKERHGSTVVLRAGGPGD; via the coding sequence ATGAGGCTCCACCGGCTCGCCGTCACCGCCTTCGGCCCCTTCGCCACCACCCAGGACATCGACTTCGACGCCCTGACCGCCGACGGCCTCTTCCTGCTCCACGGCCCCACCGGCGCCGGGAAGACCTCCGTACTCGACGCCGTCTGCTTCGCCCTGTACGGAAAGGTGCCCGGCGCCCGGCAGAGCCCGGGCACCAGCCTGCGCAGCGACCACGCCCCCGTGGACACCCCCACCGAGGTGCTCCTCGACCTCACCGTCGGCGGACGCAGACTGGAGATCCTCCGCAGCCCCGCGCAGCCCCGCCCCAAAAGGCGCGGCACCGGTTTCACCACCGAGAAGGCGCAGAGCAGACTGCGCGAACACGACGCCACGACCGGCACCTGGCGCGCCCTCAGCCGCTCCCACGACGAGATCGGCGAGGAGATCGAACAGCTCCTCGGCATGAGCCGGGAGCAGTTCTGCCAGGTCGTCCTGTTGCCCCAGGGCGATTTCGCCCGCTTCCTCCGCGCCGACGCCGAGGCCCGCGGCCGGCTGCTCGGCAAACTCTTCGACACCCGCTGCTACGCCGCCGTCGAGGAACGCCTCGCGGAACGGCGGCGGGCGGCCGAAGCCCGGGTACGCGCCGGGGACGAACATCTGCTGGCCCTGGCGCACCGGATGGAACAGGCCGCCGCGGGCGCCGCTGGTGAGCTGCCGCCGCCCGGCCACCGGCCCGGCGAACCCGGGCTCGCCGCCGCCGTCCTGGAGTGGGCGGCCGTCGCCCGCGCGGGCGCCCGGGACCGGCTCACCGTCACCGGCAGCGCCCTGGCCCTGGCCGAGCACCGCAGGGCGGCAGCCCGTACCGCCCTCGACGACCTGCGCGAACGGGACCGGCTCCAGCATCGGTACGCGGACGCCCGCCTGCGCCACCGGGCGTCCGAGGCCGCCCGCCCCGCCCACGAGGCGGTCCTGGCCGAGCTGGAACGGGCCCGCAGGGCCGAGCGGGTGGCCCCCGCGCTCACCCTGCGCGCCGCCGCCGACCGGGACCACCGCACCGCTGCCGCCGCCCTCACCGCGGCCCGCGCGGCCCTGCCCGGCGATCTCGCCGACGCGGGCGCCGACCAGCTCACGGAAGCCGAGCGGACCCTCCGCGGCGAACTGGGCGCCCTCACGGCCGCCCGCCGCGCCGAGACCCGGGGCGAGGAGATCGGCCGGGAGAAGGACCGGCTCGACCGGGCGGCCCGCGCCGACGAGGACGCCAGGCAGGACGACGACGCCTGGCTCCGGGGCTGGGAAGCGCTCCGCCGGGCACACCAGGACGAACTGACGGCCGCCCAGGACGCGGCCACCCGCGCCGAACAGCTCGCCGGCCTCCTCGGTCCGGCCCGCCGCCGCCGCGACGCCGCCGTCGAACGGGACCGGCTGACCGCCGAGGCCGATACGGCCGACGAAGCGCTGCGCGCCGCCCGCGACGCCGCCCTCGCGGGCCGTGCCGTCTGGCTGGACCTCAAGGAGCGGCGGCTGGCGGACTTCGCCGCCGAACTGGCCTCCGCACTCGTCCCCGGCGACCCCTGCACCGTCTGCGGCTCCGCCGACCACCCGGCACCCGCCGCGCCCCGCCCCGGCCTGGTCACCCGCGCCGACGAGGACGCCGCGTACGAACACCACACCCGCGCCGAGGAGGCCGCGGCCGAAGCCGGGCGGCGGGCGGCCCGGATCCACGAGGCCCGTGCGGCCGCCCGGCGGCAGGCCCGCGCGGACGGAGCACCGCCCGCCGCAGACGGGAACCGGCCGGACGGACACGACCCCGTCGCCGCCGAACTGGCCGCCGCCGTGGTGCAACTGGAGCTGGACCACCGCGGCGCCCGTGACCGCGCCTCCGGAACCCACGCCGCCCGTGAGGCACTCGACCGCATCGAACGCGAACACGAGGACCGCCTCTCCGCCCGCCACCTCCTCGACCAGCGCGGAGCGGCCCGCACCGCCGAACGAGAAGCCCTCGACCGGGAACAGGCCGCCCTGTCCGAGCAGCTGGAACAGGCGCGCGGCGGCGCCCGCAGCGTCGCCGAACGGGCCGCCGCCCTGGAGCGGAAGGCCCGGCTGATCGCCACCGCCGCCGAGGCCGTACGCGCCGCCGACCAAGCGGCCCGGCGGCTCAAGGAGGCCGACGGCCAGGCCGCCGACGCCGCCTACCGTGCCGGGTTCGCCACCCCCGCCGAGGCGGCCGGAGCCCTCCTCGGCGACCCGGAACACCGGGCCCTCCAGCACCGGGCCGACGCCTGGCAGGCCGAGGCCGCCGCCGTCGCCGACCGGCTCGCCGAATCCGATGCCCGGGACGCCGCCGCACTGCCCCCGGCCGAACCGGAGGCCGCGGCGGGCGCGCTGGCCGCCGCCGAACGCGCCGCGCGGGACGCCGCGTCCGGCCGGGACACCGCCCGGGAGCGCTGCGCCGCCCTCGACACCCTCTCCGGCGACGCGGCCCGGTCGGCCCGCGAACTGCGGCCGCTGCGCGAGGAGTACGAGCGGGTGGCCCGGCTGGCCGCCCTCACCGCGGGCACCTCCGCCGAGAACGAACGCCGGATGAGACTGGAGTCGTACGTCCTGGCGGCCCGCCTCGAACAGGTCGCCGCCGCCGCCACCGTACGGCTGCGCAGGATGTCCGCAGGGCGCTACACCCTGACGCACTCCGACGCCCGCTCCGGCGGCCGGCGGTCCGGCCTCGGCCTGCACGTCGTGGACGCCTGGACCGGCCGGGAGCGGGATACGGCCACCCTGTCGGGCGGTGAGACGTTCTTCGCCTCCCTCGCGCTGGCCCTGGGCCTCGCCGACGTGGTCACCGAGGAGGCCGGCGGTATCCGGCTCGACACGCTCTTCATCGACGAGGGCTTCGGCAGCCTGGACGAACAGACCCTGGACGAGGTGCTCGACGTGCTGGACTCGCTGCGGGAGCGCGACCGCAGTGTCGGCATCGTCAGCCATGTCGCCGATCTGCGGCGCCGTATCCCCACCCAGCTCGAAGTGGTCAAGGAGCGGCACGGCTCGACGGTCGTCCTGCGGGCGGGCGGCCCCGGCGACTGA
- a CDS encoding acyltransferase → MQVPRNSNTFSLPSPSTWWQQVLHRAVHRMWHGAQRAGAVTAERPGRLRFRSIGQGTRLAFPQGTVFGEPWIELGEHCIIAEQVTLTAGMMPGLDLGPDPVLSLGDGVVLGRGSHIVADARVTVGRETFCGPYVYITSTNHSYDDPDLPVGKQWPRSAPVTIGPGCWLGTGAVVLPGARLGRNVVVAAGAVVRGEVPDHAVVAGAPARTVRSWDPERGWEPPLRTPPPVPIPDGITPGQLRALAEWERRADG, encoded by the coding sequence ATGCAGGTGCCCAGGAACAGCAACACGTTCTCGTTGCCCTCGCCTTCCACCTGGTGGCAGCAGGTGCTGCACCGTGCCGTCCACCGGATGTGGCACGGGGCGCAGCGCGCCGGTGCGGTGACGGCGGAGCGGCCCGGACGGCTCCGGTTCCGGAGCATCGGCCAGGGGACCAGACTGGCGTTTCCCCAGGGCACGGTCTTCGGGGAACCGTGGATCGAACTGGGTGAGCACTGCATCATCGCCGAGCAGGTCACGCTCACCGCCGGCATGATGCCCGGGCTCGACCTGGGGCCCGACCCCGTACTGAGCCTCGGTGACGGAGTGGTCCTGGGGCGCGGCAGCCATATCGTCGCCGATGCCCGGGTGACCGTGGGGCGGGAGACGTTCTGCGGTCCGTACGTCTACATCACTTCGACCAACCACAGTTACGACGATCCCGACCTGCCCGTCGGCAAGCAGTGGCCGCGGAGCGCGCCCGTGACGATCGGCCCCGGCTGCTGGCTGGGCACCGGTGCCGTGGTGCTGCCGGGGGCGCGACTGGGCCGCAATGTGGTCGTCGCGGCCGGTGCCGTGGTCCGGGGGGAGGTGCCCGATCATGCGGTGGTGGCGGGCGCGCCCGCCCGTACCGTCCGGAGCTGGGATCCCGAGCGCGGCTGGGAGCCGCCGCTGCGGACGCCGCCGCCGGTGCCGATACCCGACGGCATCACGCCCGGGCAGCTGCGGGCCCTCGCCGAATGGGAGCGGCGCGCGGACGGATGA
- a CDS encoding EamA family transporter, producing MVALFALTTALLMGLADFGGGLLTRRAPALTVVFASQSIAVVVLGVIVVATSAWQEAGPRLWYAVAAGVIGPVALLSFYKALALGPMGVVSPLGSLGVAVPVAVGLAAGERPGAVQIAGIGTAVVGILLAGGPELRGAPVRRQAVALTFVAAFGFGAVMTLIAQASSTVTGLFLALFVQRTVNIAVGGTALAVTARRGRPVLPADGGLRVLRSSLPLLAFVGLADVASNGTYALAAQTGPVTVAAVLSHLYPVVTVLAALIVLKERLRGVQAAGAGLALAGSVLLAGG from the coding sequence ATGGTCGCACTGTTCGCCCTGACCACAGCCCTTCTGATGGGACTGGCGGACTTCGGCGGCGGGCTGCTCACCCGGCGCGCCCCGGCGCTCACCGTGGTCTTCGCCTCGCAGAGCATCGCGGTCGTCGTCCTCGGGGTGATCGTGGTGGCGACCTCGGCCTGGCAGGAGGCGGGTCCGCGGCTCTGGTACGCCGTCGCGGCGGGCGTCATCGGCCCGGTGGCCCTGCTCTCCTTCTACAAGGCGCTGGCCCTCGGCCCGATGGGTGTGGTCTCCCCGCTCGGTTCCCTCGGAGTGGCGGTCCCGGTGGCTGTGGGGCTGGCCGCCGGCGAACGCCCGGGCGCGGTCCAGATCGCCGGGATCGGCACGGCCGTGGTGGGGATCCTGCTGGCGGGCGGCCCGGAACTGCGCGGCGCGCCGGTGCGGCGGCAGGCGGTCGCCCTCACCTTCGTCGCCGCGTTCGGCTTCGGCGCCGTGATGACCCTGATCGCCCAGGCATCGTCCACCGTCACCGGGCTGTTCCTGGCGCTGTTCGTCCAGCGGACGGTCAACATCGCGGTCGGCGGAACGGCGCTGGCGGTCACGGCCCGGCGCGGCCGGCCCGTGCTGCCCGCCGACGGCGGGCTCCGGGTGCTCCGGTCCTCGCTGCCCCTGCTGGCCTTCGTCGGTCTCGCGGACGTGGCCTCCAACGGCACCTACGCGCTCGCCGCCCAGACCGGCCCGGTGACCGTCGCCGCCGTCCTCTCCCACCTCTATCCGGTGGTCACGGTGCTGGCGGCGCTGATCGTGCTGAAGGAACGGCTGCGAGGAGTCCAGGCGGCGGGCGCGGGACTCGCCCTGGCGGGTTCGGTGCTCCTGGCGGGCGGCTGA
- a CDS encoding roadblock/LC7 domain-containing protein, producing the protein MQQTTDTSLTWLLEGLIDRTRGTRHALVLSRDGLKLCWTPRLTLDQADQLAAICSGIQALAQGASVEFGDGTGGVRHSMTEFHGGLLFIVEAGEGAHLAVVADDGADPGAVGHHMTELVDGIGHHLRAEPRVPPGPESPRP; encoded by the coding sequence ATGCAGCAGACCACCGATACCAGCCTGACCTGGCTCCTGGAGGGCCTCATCGACCGCACCCGGGGCACCCGGCACGCCCTGGTGCTCTCCCGCGACGGTCTGAAGCTCTGCTGGACCCCGCGTCTCACCCTCGACCAGGCCGATCAGCTCGCCGCGATCTGCTCGGGCATCCAGGCCCTCGCCCAGGGCGCTTCCGTGGAGTTCGGCGACGGCACCGGCGGCGTACGGCATTCCATGACCGAGTTCCACGGCGGTCTGCTGTTCATCGTGGAGGCCGGGGAGGGCGCCCATCTCGCCGTGGTCGCCGACGACGGCGCGGATCCGGGCGCCGTCGGCCACCACATGACCGAACTCGTCGACGGCATAGGGCACCATCTGCGCGCCGAGCCCCGCGTCCCGCCCGGCCCGGAGAGTCCCCGCCCATGA
- a CDS encoding YigZ family protein — protein sequence MQEQYRTVAAAGVYETEINRSRFICALAPAATEEEAQSFVAGIRREHPTATHNCYAYVIGADAAVQKASDDGEPGGTAGVPMLQMLTRRDVRYAVAVVTRYYGGVKLGAGGLIRAYGGVVGEALDAVGTVTRRRFRLAVVTVDHQRAGRLENDLRATGRTVRSVDYGERVAIEIGLPDAEVDAFRGWLADATAGTAALELGGEAYGDA from the coding sequence ATGCAGGAGCAGTACCGGACGGTCGCCGCGGCGGGCGTGTACGAGACCGAGATCAACAGATCGCGCTTCATCTGTGCGCTCGCGCCCGCCGCGACCGAGGAGGAGGCGCAGTCGTTCGTCGCCGGGATCCGCCGCGAGCACCCCACCGCCACCCACAACTGCTACGCCTATGTCATCGGCGCCGACGCGGCGGTCCAGAAGGCGAGCGACGACGGGGAGCCCGGCGGCACCGCCGGAGTGCCCATGCTCCAGATGCTCACCCGGCGCGACGTCCGCTACGCCGTCGCCGTCGTCACCCGCTACTACGGCGGGGTCAAGCTCGGCGCGGGCGGGCTGATCCGGGCGTACGGGGGAGTCGTCGGCGAGGCGCTCGACGCCGTCGGCACCGTGACCCGCCGCCGGTTCCGGCTGGCCGTCGTCACCGTCGACCACCAGCGGGCCGGACGGCTGGAGAACGATCTGCGGGCCACCGGCCGCACGGTCAGGTCCGTCGACTACGGGGAGCGGGTCGCCATCGAGATCGGTCTGCCCGACGCCGAAGTCGACGCCTTCCGCGGCTGGCTCGCGGATGCCACCGCGGGCACCGCCGCCCTCGAACTGGGCGGCGAGGCGTACGGCGATGCCTGA
- a CDS encoding YbaK/EbsC family protein yields MRAPIGSFDSARPAPEILDLLVAPVADAVRNWTGDIPADQLIHVDTDPAIADTAVFVAHYGEELIRLSANCVVVAGKRGGETTLAACLVLSTDRVDVNGAVRKQLGARKASFAPHDTATGLTGMEYGGITPIGLPAEWPVLVDAAVADTPWVLIGSGLRRGKLIVPGKALATLPNAVVLEGLGI; encoded by the coding sequence ATGCGCGCACCCATCGGTTCCTTCGACTCCGCCCGTCCCGCCCCCGAAATCCTCGACCTCCTGGTCGCCCCCGTCGCCGACGCCGTACGGAACTGGACCGGCGACATCCCCGCCGACCAGCTCATCCACGTCGACACCGACCCCGCCATCGCCGACACCGCCGTCTTCGTCGCCCACTACGGCGAGGAGCTGATCCGGCTGTCGGCCAACTGCGTCGTCGTCGCGGGCAAGCGCGGCGGGGAGACCACCCTCGCCGCCTGTCTGGTGCTCTCCACCGACCGGGTCGACGTCAACGGAGCCGTTCGCAAGCAGCTGGGTGCCCGCAAGGCGTCCTTCGCCCCGCACGACACCGCCACCGGGCTGACCGGTATGGAGTACGGCGGGATCACCCCGATCGGGCTCCCCGCGGAATGGCCGGTGCTCGTCGACGCGGCCGTCGCCGACACCCCGTGGGTGCTCATCGGCAGCGGGCTGCGCCGGGGCAAGCTGATCGTCCCCGGCAAGGCCCTCGCGACCCTGCCCAATGCGGTGGTCCTGGAGGGCCTCGGGATCTGA
- a CDS encoding exonuclease SbcCD subunit D — translation MRFLHTSDWHLGRSLHRVSMLGAQSAFLDHLVDRARALDVDAVLVAGDVYDRAVPPLAAVELFDRALHRLADAGVPTVMISGNHDSARRLGVAAGLIERAGIHLRTDPAGCATPVVLTDDHGDIALYGLPYLEPALVKDEFGVARARHETVLGAAMDRVRADLATRPTGTRSVVLAHAFVAGGAASDSERDITVGGVAAVPPAVFDGVDYAALGHLHGCQTLTDRVRYSGSPIAYSFSEAAHRKTMWLIDLGAGGAVTAERIDCPVPRPLARLTGRLDDLLEDPAHERHEDSFVEATLTDPVRPAEPMARLTRRFPHTLSLVFAPERPPEDDTPSYARMLRGRTRQQIAEDFVAHVRGAGPDDAERAVLSAAFDAVRTAEAEAAG, via the coding sequence ATGAGATTCCTGCATACGTCGGACTGGCATCTCGGCCGGTCGCTGCACCGGGTGAGCATGCTCGGCGCCCAGTCCGCGTTCCTCGACCATCTGGTCGACCGGGCCCGCGCCCTCGACGTGGACGCGGTCCTGGTGGCGGGAGACGTCTACGACCGGGCCGTACCGCCGCTGGCCGCCGTCGAACTGTTCGACCGCGCGCTCCACCGCCTCGCCGACGCCGGGGTGCCGACGGTCATGATCTCCGGCAACCACGATTCGGCGCGGCGCCTCGGGGTCGCGGCCGGACTCATCGAGCGGGCCGGGATCCACCTCCGTACCGACCCCGCGGGCTGCGCCACCCCCGTCGTCCTCACCGACGACCACGGCGATATCGCCCTCTACGGACTGCCCTACCTGGAACCCGCCCTGGTGAAGGACGAGTTCGGAGTCGCCAGGGCCCGGCACGAGACGGTCCTCGGCGCCGCCATGGACCGGGTCCGCGCCGACCTCGCCACCCGGCCGACCGGCACCCGCTCCGTCGTCCTCGCCCACGCCTTCGTCGCGGGCGGCGCCGCCAGCGACAGCGAGCGGGACATCACCGTCGGCGGGGTCGCCGCCGTACCCCCGGCCGTCTTCGACGGCGTCGACTACGCCGCCCTCGGCCATCTCCACGGCTGCCAGACCCTCACCGACCGGGTCAGATACTCGGGCTCCCCGATCGCCTACTCCTTCTCGGAGGCGGCCCATCGCAAGACGATGTGGCTGATCGACCTCGGCGCGGGCGGGGCGGTGACGGCCGAGCGGATCGACTGCCCCGTCCCCCGTCCCCTGGCCCGGCTCACCGGACGGCTCGACGACCTCCTGGAAGACCCCGCCCACGAGCGGCACGAGGACTCCTTCGTCGAGGCGACCCTCACCGACCCCGTCCGCCCCGCCGAGCCGATGGCCCGCCTCACCCGCCGCTTCCCCCACACGCTCAGCCTCGTCTTCGCCCCCGAACGGCCGCCCGAGGACGACACCCCCTCCTACGCCCGGATGCTGCGCGGCCGGACCCGGCAGCAGATCGCGGAGGACTTCGTGGCCCATGTCCGCGGCGCCGGACCGGACGACGCCGAACGCGCCGTGCTGAGCGCCGCGTTCGACGCGGTCCGCACGGCCGAGGCGGAGGCCGCCGGATGA